One Candidatus Bathyarchaeota archaeon genomic window carries:
- a CDS encoding lipoate--protein ligase family protein, with product MDTWRLLPLETNTAAMNMAIDEAILTARTANKVPNTLRFYRWQPSAASIGKNQNPENELYLDNCKKLGVDVVRRISGGGTVYHDYEGEVTYSVVAKVSDLGTADITTVYFKIYEAITDALRLLGVPADFSSGDAKNCPNLTVNGKKISGSSQTITRGIVLQHGTLLLKADLPKMFTLLKLKSLSCAQATDIAQRKITSIENELRHPISPETAVNALTQGFRAMLKIQLEPGSLLPYEVELAKKLCKEKYATSEWNLTGKTA from the coding sequence ATGGACACTTGGCGTTTACTCCCACTGGAAACTAACACTGCCGCAATGAACATGGCAATCGACGAAGCCATCCTAACCGCACGAACAGCCAACAAAGTGCCCAACACCTTGCGGTTTTATCGTTGGCAGCCCTCAGCCGCAAGCATCGGCAAAAACCAGAACCCAGAAAACGAACTCTACCTTGACAACTGCAAAAAACTGGGCGTGGATGTTGTTAGGCGCATCAGCGGCGGCGGCACCGTCTACCACGACTACGAAGGCGAGGTTACTTACAGCGTGGTGGCAAAAGTGAGTGATTTAGGAACTGCAGACATAACAACTGTCTACTTCAAAATTTATGAAGCCATAACCGACGCCCTGCGGCTCTTGGGTGTACCTGCAGATTTCAGCAGCGGCGACGCAAAAAACTGCCCGAATCTAACGGTGAATGGCAAAAAAATCAGCGGCAGTAGCCAAACTATCACACGTGGCATTGTACTGCAACACGGCACCTTACTGTTGAAGGCGGATTTGCCCAAAATGTTCACGCTTCTAAAACTCAAAAGCCTCTCCTGCGCTCAAGCAACAGACATTGCACAGCGGAAAATCACTAGTATCGAAAATGAGTTGAGGCATCCAATTTCGCCAGAAACCGCTGTCAACGCGCTTACACAGGGCTTTAGAGCTATGCTGAAAATCCAGCTTGAACCAGGCTCATTGTTGCCTTACGAGGTTGAGCTTGCCAAAAAACTCTGCAAAGAAAAGTACGCGACCTCAGAATGGAACTTAACAGGTAAAACTGCCTAA
- a CDS encoding sugar phosphate isomerase/epimerase: MPKAKVGVSMLYCLGEPFNRMVKRLGKLDTHYIEILDDGTHELNKARIALLKEAAKRYKLEYSLHAPFADINIGSPIKPMLNASMKRLKQSLQNASDMGAKLWVFHPGQRTGIGQFYPGADFRQTCQSIQELYEIAEKLGVNIALENLPAKYWFLMNTPEEFMKMYRETKLPVGIAMDLGHANLEGQIKPFFELLADKIVHVHASDNDGSDDQHLGVGDGKIDYEWFAETLKNNGFDKMVMVEAMTHVSESLKKLRALLA; the protein is encoded by the coding sequence ATGCCTAAAGCTAAAGTCGGCGTTTCAATGCTCTACTGCCTTGGCGAGCCATTCAACCGCATGGTCAAACGCTTAGGCAAATTGGACACACACTACATAGAGATTTTAGATGACGGCACACACGAACTAAACAAGGCGCGCATTGCACTACTCAAGGAAGCTGCAAAACGCTACAAACTAGAATATTCCCTGCATGCACCGTTCGCAGACATCAACATTGGTTCGCCCATCAAGCCGATGCTGAACGCTTCGATGAAGCGCTTAAAGCAGTCTCTGCAAAATGCCAGCGACATGGGTGCTAAACTCTGGGTTTTCCATCCTGGCCAGCGCACGGGCATCGGGCAGTTCTATCCGGGCGCGGATTTTCGGCAGACTTGCCAGAGCATCCAAGAACTCTACGAGATAGCAGAAAAGCTTGGCGTGAATATTGCTTTGGAGAATTTGCCTGCAAAATACTGGTTTTTGATGAACACTCCTGAAGAGTTCATGAAAATGTACCGTGAAACTAAGCTGCCAGTCGGCATCGCCATGGACCTTGGGCACGCCAACTTGGAGGGGCAAATTAAGCCGTTCTTTGAGTTGTTAGCGGACAAGATTGTTCACGTTCACGCCAGCGACAACGACGGTTCAGACGACCAGCACCTTGGTGTGGGCGATGGCAAAATTGATTATGAGTGGTTTGCGGAGACGTTGAAGAACAATGGCTTTGACAAGATGGTTATGGTTGAAGCCATGACGCATGTTTCAGAGAGCCTAAAGAAACTGCGGGCGCTACTCGCTTAG
- the rnz gene encoding ribonuclease Z encodes MSIRVVFLGTSGSVPTLKRSLPAVVVQCPRDQWMFDCGENVQRQMMQAKVSFHKKLKIFLTHLHGDHVLGLPGLLQTMALMDRKEPVQIYAPKGLKEFLVCAKETLNFGLTFPVEINEILAEGVVCDEEEYQVIAAKSNHAIESYAFAFVEKPRPGKFYPQKALALGVPAGELWSKLQHGEEIALPNGKTVKPSDVMGPPRAGRKIIYTGDTKPFETFAKFAQGADLVIHDCTFDDALTEKAGTDCHSTPSQAASQAKAAGAKQLVLFHISARYPDARLLLEQAQKFFPNTILAEDFLELELPLSE; translated from the coding sequence GTGAGCATTCGCGTGGTATTCTTAGGAACAAGCGGCAGCGTCCCAACCCTCAAACGCAGCCTACCCGCTGTGGTGGTGCAGTGCCCCCGAGACCAGTGGATGTTTGACTGCGGCGAAAACGTACAACGCCAAATGATGCAAGCCAAAGTAAGCTTCCACAAAAAACTCAAAATCTTCCTCACGCATTTGCACGGCGACCACGTTCTGGGCTTGCCAGGACTACTGCAAACCATGGCTCTGATGGACAGAAAAGAACCCGTACAAATCTACGCTCCAAAAGGACTAAAAGAGTTCCTTGTCTGCGCCAAAGAAACCCTCAACTTCGGCTTAACCTTCCCAGTCGAAATCAACGAGATCCTCGCCGAAGGAGTCGTTTGCGATGAAGAAGAGTACCAAGTTATAGCCGCGAAATCAAACCACGCCATAGAAAGCTACGCCTTCGCGTTCGTGGAAAAACCGCGCCCAGGAAAATTCTACCCCCAGAAGGCTTTGGCGCTTGGCGTTCCCGCGGGCGAATTGTGGTCTAAGCTCCAACACGGCGAAGAAATCGCGCTCCCCAACGGCAAAACCGTGAAACCAAGCGACGTTATGGGTCCACCGCGTGCTGGACGCAAAATCATATACACAGGCGACACTAAACCCTTCGAAACCTTCGCAAAATTCGCTCAAGGCGCAGACTTGGTGATTCACGACTGCACCTTCGACGATGCGTTAACTGAAAAAGCAGGCACCGATTGCCATTCAACACCAAGCCAAGCAGCAAGCCAAGCCAAAGCCGCAGGCGCAAAACAACTCGTCCTATTTCACATCAGCGCACGGTACCCAGATGCAAGGTTGCTTTTGGAGCAGGCACAAAAATTTTTTCCAAACACCATTTTAGCCGAGGACTTCTTGGAGCTGGAGTTGCCGCTAAGCGAGTAG
- a CDS encoding TRM11 family methyltransferase, whose protein sequence is MPKLFFLLSGENETLPAAEVKAILEAEGYAYSNVEVLDQTLRLEADLSSVEPVQIRAAFTRVCAQELFISQATETDITKTANQTDYSAVLKTGETFSVRINRIKNYADQNINTMTLEGKLGKIILQRTQGTKVNLKNPDKTFIGIITNEKLIFGLKLTEIQTKTFSERRPRKKPFFHPSAMPSKLTRCMVNLAHAKAESLVLDPFCGTGSSLIEATYIGCRAIGVDAQKRMVLGAKKNLAYFHITAEGLILADARKLPFTRVDVVVTDPPYGRSASTLKSTTKQLVTEVLASSWQLLGAGQRICIASPKTLNISRIGARLGFRHVESHFAYVHRTLTREIAVFEKVTNK, encoded by the coding sequence GTGCCTAAACTCTTCTTTTTGCTCTCAGGCGAAAACGAAACCCTGCCAGCCGCAGAAGTAAAAGCAATCCTTGAAGCCGAAGGCTACGCCTACTCAAACGTTGAAGTGCTAGACCAAACCCTGCGCTTAGAAGCCGACCTCTCAAGCGTGGAGCCCGTGCAGATAAGAGCCGCATTCACACGCGTCTGCGCACAAGAACTATTCATCTCACAAGCAACAGAAACCGACATCACAAAAACCGCAAACCAAACAGACTACTCCGCCGTCCTCAAAACAGGCGAAACCTTTTCAGTACGCATAAACCGCATAAAAAACTACGCCGACCAAAACATAAACACCATGACCCTCGAAGGCAAACTAGGCAAAATAATCCTCCAACGCACCCAAGGCACAAAAGTTAACCTCAAAAACCCAGACAAAACCTTCATCGGCATCATCACAAACGAAAAACTCATCTTCGGCTTAAAACTAACCGAAATCCAAACCAAAACCTTCAGCGAACGCAGACCACGAAAAAAACCCTTCTTCCACCCATCAGCCATGCCCTCAAAACTCACACGCTGCATGGTAAACCTCGCACACGCAAAAGCAGAAAGCTTGGTGCTTGACCCGTTCTGCGGCACAGGCAGCTCCCTCATCGAAGCCACATACATCGGTTGCCGCGCAATCGGCGTTGATGCACAGAAACGGATGGTGTTGGGCGCTAAAAAAAACCTCGCATACTTCCACATCACAGCCGAGGGACTGATTTTAGCTGACGCACGCAAACTCCCATTCACACGAGTAGACGTGGTGGTTACTGACCCCCCTTACGGACGCTCAGCAAGCACCCTCAAATCAACAACCAAACAACTAGTCACAGAAGTTCTGGCTTCATCTTGGCAACTCCTCGGCGCGGGGCAACGGATTTGTATAGCTTCCCCTAAAACATTAAACATATCCCGTATCGGCGCCCGCTTGGGCTTTCGGCATGTGGAATCACACTTCGCCTACGTTCACAGGACGCTAACGCGGGAAATCGCAGTATTCGAAAAGGTGACCAACAAGTGA